The Candidatus Dormiibacterota bacterium sequence CTCGAAAGAACGGACAAGAGCATGATCCTCGTGCTGAAGCAGCTTCGTCCCGCCGCTGTGGTATATGGTGCCGCGACGCTACAAGGGTTTTCGTTCACGCTGGTGCCGGCACTAGCCACGGAGTTCTTACGGGCGCCCTATGGCATCGACGCGCAGGCCTTTGGTTCGCTCTTCGTCCCGCTCACGCTAGGAGCGATCGTCGCGGCAACGGCTGCGCCGTTGCTTGCCAAGAGCCTGGGAATGGTTGCCGTCCTGCGTTTGGGCGTCGTCGCCAACAGCCTCGGGCTCCTGGCCCTCATGACGTCGGCCGTCCTGCCGCACCGGGCAGCATATGGCCTTCTCCTCGCCGACACGACCGCGTTGGGCCTCGGGTTCGGCTTGAACTTCTCGGCAGTGAATGAACTCGCGTCCTCGCTCTCGCCTAGCGCGACGCGCTCCGTGACGATCGCTAACGTGCTCACCGGGCTCGGCACGGCCATCACGCCACTTCTCGTTGGGGCGCTGGCGGCTCGTGGAGCGTGGCCTATATGGCCGGCGGTTCTCGTCGCTTCTTTCGCGTGCGTGCTCGTGGTCTCGTTTGCGTGGAAGGCGCTACCCGTGACGGCTCGCGCCAGAACGCGCCGTCCGATCCCCCGCGTGCTCGTACTCTTCGGCGTCGCGGCGCTGTTCTACGCCTTCTGCGAAGGCGCGTTCTCAAGTTGGGCAACGACATTCGTGCATATCGATCGAGGATTCTCGCTAGGCGTTGGTGAGGCCGCGCTCTCCGGCTTCTGGCTCTCTCTCACCGGCGCGCGCCTGGCCGCGGCATTCGCGACGCGGTCCCTCCATCCGCGATTCGCGTTCGCCACATTTCCCATTGCGATTGGAATCGCATTTCTGCTCTTACCGGAATGGGGTTCGGCACCGCTCCTCGTTAGCGGATTCATCATAGCCGGAATAGCCTGCAGCAT is a genomic window containing:
- a CDS encoding MFS transporter; amino-acid sequence: MILVLKQLRPAAVVYGAATLQGFSFTLVPALATEFLRAPYGIDAQAFGSLFVPLTLGAIVAATAAPLLAKSLGMVAVLRLGVVANSLGLLALMTSAVLPHRAAYGLLLADTTALGLGFGLNFSAVNELASSLSPSATRSVTIANVLTGLGTAITPLLVGALAARGAWPIWPAVLVASFACVLVVSFAWKALPVTARARTRRPIPRVLVLFGVAALFYAFCEGAFSSWATTFVHIDRGFSLGVGEAALSGFWLSLTGARLAAAFATRSLHPRFAFATFPIAIGIAFLLLPEWGSAPLLVSGFIIAGIACSIVFPYAMSLALAAMPDDKDRVASALVAALMTGEGLGTFAIGALRSSGDASLSEIYRWSATIAFALAIVAMLACRASQESAVKSSR